From one Felis catus isolate Fca126 chromosome E2, F.catus_Fca126_mat1.0, whole genome shotgun sequence genomic stretch:
- the LOC101094969 gene encoding sialic acid-binding Ig-like lectin 10 isoform X2 has product MALSLLLALLWGGSQAQAPGFSLQVQSVVMVQEGLCVHVPCTLSYPRIGWTEDTPALGSWFVVGTDTNKGRPVATNKQDQEHGGSGGRFQLTGDPRNRSCSLLIRDAQAEDSAQYFFRVERGSYVRYNFVESPLYLEVTALTQKPDVYVPETLEAGRQATLICVFNWAFEECPAPTFSWMGAAVTTPGPGRKSSYFSVLSLTPRPQDHGTHLTCRVDFSRKGVSTETTVRLNITHVPKDLVISVSRAKASAPEPQGDSPHLEVQKGQFLQLVCASESQSPATLSWALEDRILSWSHPWTPGPLALVLTRVMPGDSGCYTCRAENGRGSQSLTLNLSVQYAPENLRVMALQANRTVLENLGNGTSLPALEGQSLRLLCVAHSNPPAQLSWALRGQTLGPSQPADPGILELPQIQTEHEGVLTCRAQNSLGSQHVSLLLSVVCPPRLLGPSCSWEGEALGCTCSSRARPAPTLRWRLGEGLLEGNHSDASLTVTSSSEGPWANSSLSLRGPLGSGLRLSCEARNAHGEQSAAVLLLPDKKGLLSKALGGGIFLGMGITTLLFLCLILVTKTLRKKQAQAGTPAHAGTPDQAGAPPQAGAPLKPKATRRSTILDYINVVPNPGPLKRNRSRCSE; this is encoded by the exons ATGGCCCTGTCACTGCTGTTGGCCCTGCTGTGGGGTG GGTCTCAGGCTCAGGCCCCAGGATTCTCCCTGCAAGTGCAGAGCGTGGTGATGGTGCAGGAGggcctgtgtgtgcacgtgcccTGCACCCTCTCCTACCCCCGGATAGGCTGGACGGAGGACACCCCCGCCCTCGGCTCCTGGTTCGTGGTCGGGACAGACACGAACAAGGGAAGACCGGTGGCCACAAACAAGCAGGATCAAGAGCACGGTGGCTCCGGGGGCCGGTTCCAGCTCACTGGGGATCCCCGGAACCGCAGCTGCTCCTTGCTGATCAGAGACGCCCAGGCGGAGGACTCGGCACAGTACTTCTTTCGGGTGGAGAGAGGCAGTTACGTGCGGTACAATTTCGTGGAAAGCCCTCTCTATCTGGAAGTGACAG CCCTGACACAGAAGCCCGATGTCTACGTCCCAGAGACCCTGGAAGCAGGGCGCCAGGCGACACTCATCTGTGTGTTTAACTGGGCCTTTGAGGAATGTCCAGCCCCTACTTTCTCCTGGATGGGGGCCGCCGTCACCACCCCAGGGCCCGGACGCAAATCCTCCTACTTCTCAGTGCTTTCTCTCACACCGAGACCCCAGGACCACGGCACCCACCTCACGTGCCGGGTAGACTTCTCCAGAAAGGGCGTGAGCACAGAGACAACCGTTCGACTTAACATCACCC ATGTCCCCAAAGACCTAGTTATCAGCGTTTCCAGAGCCAAGGCATCAG CCCCGGAGCCCCAGGGAGACAGCCCACATCTGGAAGTCCAGAAAGGCCAGTTCCTGCAGCTGGTCTGTGCTTCCGAGAGCCAGTCCCCTGCCACCCTGAGCTGGGCCCTGGAGGACAGAATCCTTTCTTGGTCTCACCCCTGGACCCCCGGCCCCCTGGCTCTGGTGCTGACCCGGGTGATGCCTGGGGATTCAGGCTGCTACACCTGCCGAGCGGAGAACGGGCGTGGCTCCCAGAGCCTCACCCTGAACCTCTCCGTGCAGT ATGCCCCAGAGAACCTAAGAGTGATGGCGCTACAAGCAAACAGGACAG TCCTGGAAAACCTTGGGAATGGCACGTCCCTCCCAGCCCTGGAGGGCCAAAGCTTGCGTCTGCTCTGTGTCGCCCACAGCAACCCCCCAGCCCAGCTGAGCTGGGCCCTGCGGGGACAGACTCTGGGCCCCTCCCAGCCCGCAGACCCCGGGATCCTGGAGCTGCCTCAGATACAAACGGAGCATGAAGGAGTCCTCACCTGCCGAGCTCAGAACTCGCTGGGCTCCCAGCACGTCTCCCTGCTTCTGTCTGTGGTCT GCCCCCCGCGGCTGCTCGGCCCCTCCTGCTCCTGGGAGGGCGAGGCGCTGGGCTGCACCTGCTCCTCCCGAGCCCGGCCGGCCCCCACCCTGCGCtggcggctgggggaggggctgctggaggggaacCACAGCGACGCTTCCTTGACCGTCACCTCCAGCTCCGAGGGGCCCTGGGCCAACAGCTCCCTGAGCCTCAGGGGACCGCTGGGCTCTGGCCTCAGACTCAGCTGCGAGGCCCGGAATGCACATGGGGAACAGAGCGCCGCGGTCCTGCTGTTGCCAG ATAAGAAGGGACTCCTCTCAAAGGCGTTGGGTGGCGGAATATTTCTGGGAATGGGCATCACGACGCTCCTTTTCCTCTGCCTCATCCTGGTCAC GAAGACTCTGAGGAAGAAACAGGCCCAGGCAGGGACTCCGGCCCACGCAGGGACTCCGGACCAGGCAGGGGCTCCGCCCCAGGCAGGGGCTCCGCTGAAGCCCAAGGCCACGCGGAGAAGCACGATCCTGGACTACATCAACGTGGTCCCCAATCCTGGTCCCCTG